One window of the Salminus brasiliensis chromosome 1, fSalBra1.hap2, whole genome shotgun sequence genome contains the following:
- the LOC140575345 gene encoding uncharacterized protein codes for MTSRSPSKRKCQYRPFNNEDASSGSPAITLSDTGLPALLMLIIHGVYIRADGHFATYQFTNTCVLDSILAAFHVCYIKFQNVRSLLESNVSLKIILAYLNAADYNNAKALWLRQLGRVPQNNEIDIFGTVKDHFPMFAKLVCAQVEYHQETPDDSPVYETTVSKFRVLGDVKALGCADNPTMILVVPKTFDTKVQKPPLCVEDGNKKIFQLQFLLLGEGTHMVMSFQFTKKIWILYDNNPAFRSFRPFNLEQDLHRYMICWAGYINTTQADERKIGIPETGGGAQPFDYGSSEQLENLEESMEDILMSFEDLACGTSDSE; via the exons ATGACGAGCAGAAG CCCCAGTAAGCGGAAGTGCCAGTACAGGCCATTCAACAATGAAG ATGCCAGTTCAGGCAGTCCTGCAAt CACTCTTTCAGATACAGGACTGCCAGCACTGCTGATGCTGATAATTCACGGGGTCTACATAAGAGCGGATGGTCATTTTGCCACATACCAGTTTACAAACACGTGTGTCTTGGACTCGATTCTGGCTGCTTTTCACGTCTGTTACATTAAATTCCAAAATGTTAGATCGCTACTAGAGTCTAATGTGTCACTCAAGATTATACTGGCTTATTTAAATGCAGCAGACTATAACAATGCAAAAGCCCTTTGGCTGCGACAGCTGGGACGGGTTCCGCAAAATAATGAAATAGACATTTTCGGCACTGTAAAAGATCATTTCCCAATGTTTGCTAAACTGGTATGTGCTCAAGTCGAGtaccaccaagaaacacctgATGATAGTCCTGTATACGAAACAACCGTGAG CAAGTTTCGGGTGCTTGGTGATGTGAAGGCTTTGGGCTGTGCAGACAATCCCACAATGATCCTGGTTGTTCCTAAAACGTTCGACACTAAGGTTCAGAAACCACCCCTCTGTGTTGAAGATGGAAACAAAAA GATCTTTCAGCTTCAGTTTCTGTTGCTAGGAGAAGGGACTCACATGGTCATGTCTTTTCAATTCACAAAGAAAATATGGATTCTTTATGATAATAATCCAGCCTTTAGGTCTTTTCGGCCTTTCAACCTCGAGCAAGATCTTCATCGTTACATGATCTGCTGGGCTGGCTACATCAATACGACACAAGCTGATGAACGAAAAATCG GCATCCCTGAGACCGGAGGAGGAGCACAGCCTTTCGATTATGGTTCATCTGAACAGCTAGAAAATCTTGAAGAGTCCATGGAGGACATACTGATGAGCTTTGAAGACCTAGCCTGTGGTACCTCTGACTCTGAATAA